One Dreissena polymorpha isolate Duluth1 chromosome 9, UMN_Dpol_1.0, whole genome shotgun sequence genomic window carries:
- the LOC127846308 gene encoding peptide methionine sulfoxide reductase-like, whose translation MSTGDHTETVDIEFDPHKTSYETLLNCFWKWHNPTSHHGRQYMSAIFYHDEEQRNLAEKTRDAQQQHLVRPIVTTIARATPFYEAENYHQKYILRQHPTILDKLGLSDSELVQSSVACRLNGYLEGFGCLDDFNKEQETFGLPEASLSYIRKQIEKKQPH comes from the exons atgtcaac TGGTGACCATACAGAGACAGTAGATATCGAGTTTGATCCTCACAAAACCTCCTACGAAACTTTGCTGAACTGTTTCTGGAAGTGGCACAACCCAACCTCACACCATGGCCGCCAGTACATGTCAGCAATCTTCTACCATGATGAGGAGCAGCGCAATCTTGCAGAGAAGACACGCGATGCGCAGCAGCAACACCTGGTGCGCCCAATTGTGACTACTATTGCCAGGGCAACACCATTTTACGAGGCGGAAAA CTACCATCAGAAGTATATTTTGCGTCAACATCCAACGATACTGGACAAACTGGGGCTAAGTGACAGCGAACTCGTCCAGTCATCTGTGGCATGTCGGCTCAATGGCTATCTGGAAGGGTTCGGTTGCTTGGATGACTTCAACAAG GAACAAGAAACCTTTGGTTTACCAGAGGCTTCACTTTCCTACATCAGGAAACAGATAGAGAAGAAGCAGCCTCATTAA